In one window of Helianthus annuus cultivar XRQ/B chromosome 17, HanXRQr2.0-SUNRISE, whole genome shotgun sequence DNA:
- the LOC110922429 gene encoding probable LRR receptor-like serine/threonine-protein kinase At4g29180 isoform X1 gives MRVHHRNLASFVGYSHDNNRMALVYEYMANDRNIHPLKWEMRLKIAIDAAQGLEYLHHGCRPTIIHRDVKSANILLSENLDAKMADFGLSKGLLDDQTTHILTDVIGTSGYLDPDEKKIRVVICINSVHFCGSLRAYFLQCGCGVAVCGSLIVVEIIRLERRRKHDSDTSDQQMTSTNRFISATKTH, from the exons ATGAGGGTTCATCATAGGAATTTGGCCTCATTTGTGGGATATTCTCATGATAATAACAGAATGGCGCTTGTATACGAGTACATGGCTAATG ACAGAAATATCCACCCGTTGAAATGGGAAATGAGACTCAAAATTGCGATAGATGCTGCACAAG GATTGGAATACTTACACCACGGTTGCAGACCGACTATAATTCATAGAGATGTAAAATCAGCCAACATCCTTCTTAGTGAAAATTTGGATGCTAAAATGGCGGATTTTGGTCTTTCAAAGGGTCTCCTTGATGATCAAACTACTCATATTTTGACGGACGTTATTGGTACATCCGGTTATCTTGATCCAGA TGAGAAGAAGATTCGGGTGGTTATATGCATCAATTCAGTTCACTTTTGTGGTAGTCTTCGCGCATATTTTCTACAATGTG GGTGTGGGGTTGCAGTGTGTGGTAGCTTGATTGTTGTCGAGATAATAAGATTAGAAAGACGACGGAAACATGACAGTGACACTTCAGATCAGCAAATGACATCCACGAATCGTTTTATATCCGCAACCAAGACACACTAA
- the LOC110922429 gene encoding probable LRR receptor-like serine/threonine-protein kinase At4g29180 isoform X2, translating to MRVHHRNLASFVGYSHDNNRMALVYEYMANDRNIHPLKWEMRLKIAIDAAQGLEYLHHGCRPTIIHRDVKSANILLSENLDAKMADFGLSKGLLDDQTTHILTDVIGTSGYLDPDEKKIRVVICINSVHFCGSLRAYFLQCGSCAACFVDPACNICRVWGCSVW from the exons ATGAGGGTTCATCATAGGAATTTGGCCTCATTTGTGGGATATTCTCATGATAATAACAGAATGGCGCTTGTATACGAGTACATGGCTAATG ACAGAAATATCCACCCGTTGAAATGGGAAATGAGACTCAAAATTGCGATAGATGCTGCACAAG GATTGGAATACTTACACCACGGTTGCAGACCGACTATAATTCATAGAGATGTAAAATCAGCCAACATCCTTCTTAGTGAAAATTTGGATGCTAAAATGGCGGATTTTGGTCTTTCAAAGGGTCTCCTTGATGATCAAACTACTCATATTTTGACGGACGTTATTGGTACATCCGGTTATCTTGATCCAGA TGAGAAGAAGATTCGGGTGGTTATATGCATCAATTCAGTTCACTTTTGTGGTAGTCTTCGCGCATATTTTCTACAATGTG GCTCATGTGCAGCCTGTTTTGTCGATCCTGCTTGCAACATTTGTAGGGTGTGGGGTTGCAGTGTGTGGTAG